The Puntigrus tetrazona isolate hp1 chromosome 23, ASM1883169v1, whole genome shotgun sequence genome has a segment encoding these proteins:
- the LOC122328600 gene encoding protein-L-isoaspartate O-methyltransferase domain-containing protein 2-like isoform X1 — translation MGGAVSAGEDNDELIDNLKEAQYIRSDLVEHAFRAIDRADYYLEEFRDSAYKDLAWRHGNIHLSAPCIYSEVMEALDLQPGLSFLNLGSGTGYLSTMVGLILEKKNNYTASEQHQGPFGVNHGVELHEDVIEYAYQKLDFFIKTNDSFDRFEFCEPSFVVGNCLEIAPESRQYDRVYCGAGVQREHEDYMKKLLKVGGILVLPLEEKLTKITRTGYNTWETRKIIAVSFAPLVLPKHRENGKPRAVSIPVMFEVRSLQDLSRISIRHILKKSGSGSLPLPRRTGLKRRNHLKQRREHRDTPLLTNSYLFMSRLIPGPMDNNNNQSSTDNEDEEEDCRRVCEQLEEKEENERRNEGSVLVIETPVNLLRERILSLPLPEPLKMYLLYYREK, via the exons ATGGGAGGTGCAGTCAGCGCTGGGGAGGACAATGACGAGTTAATTGACAACCTGAAGGAGGCTCAGTACATTCGCTCAGATCTGGTTGAACATGCGTTCAGGGCCATTGATCGTGCTGACTACTATCTGGAAGAATTCCGCGACAGTGCCTACAAGGATCTGGCCTGGAGACACGGTAACATCCACCTCTCTGCACCCTGTATCTACTCTGAGGTGATGGAGGCTCTGGACCTGCAGCCTGGCTTGTCCTTTCTTAACCTGGGCAGTGGCACAGGCTACCTCAGCACCATGGTGGGACTTATACTAG aaaagaaaaataattacacagcTTCAGAGCAACAtcagg GACCATTTGGTGTGAATCATGGTGTGGAATTACACGAAGATGTTATAGAATATGCTTATCAGAAGCTGGACTTCTTCATCAAGACAAATGATAGTTTTGACAG atTTGAGTTCTGTGAGCCTTCCTTTGTGGTTGGCAACTGTCTGGAGATTGCCCCTGAAAGCAGACAGTATGACAGGGTTTACTGCGGCGCAGGGGTCCAGAGAGAACATGAAGACTACATGAAGAAGCTGTTGAAGGTTGGCGGCATCTTAGTACTGCCCCTGGAAGAAAAG CTCACCAAAATTACTCGGACGGGATATAACACATGGGAGACGAGAAAGATAATAGCGGTTTCTTTCGCACCACTTGTGCTCCCTAAACACAGAGAAAATGGGAAACCAAGAGCAGTGTCTATAC CTGTCATGTTTGAGGTGCGGAGTCTTCAGGATCTGTCCCGCATCTCCATCCGCCACATTCTAAAGAAATCCGGGTCTGGATCCTTGCCACTACCACGGAGAACTGGATTGAAGCGAAGAAATCACCTTAAACAGAGACGAGAGCACCGTGACACCCCTCTTCTGACCAATAGTTATTTGTTCATGAGTCGCTTGATTCCCGGACCCAtggacaacaacaacaaccagtCATCCACAGACaatgaggatgaagaagaagacTGCAGAAGGGTTTGTGAACAActagaagaaaaagaagagaatgaGAGAAGGAATGAGGGCAGTGTTTTGGTGATAGAGACTCCAGTAAACCTCTTAAGAGAGAGGATCCTTAGCCTGCCTTTGCCAGAGCCTCTCAAGATGTATCTTCTTTACTACAGAGAGAAGTAG
- the LOC122328600 gene encoding protein-L-isoaspartate O-methyltransferase domain-containing protein 2-like isoform X2, whose amino-acid sequence MGGAVSAGEDNDELIDNLKEAQYIRSDLVEHAFRAIDRADYYLEEFRDSAYKDLAWRHGNIHLSAPCIYSEVMEALDLQPGLSFLNLGSGTGYLSTMVGLILGPFGVNHGVELHEDVIEYAYQKLDFFIKTNDSFDRFEFCEPSFVVGNCLEIAPESRQYDRVYCGAGVQREHEDYMKKLLKVGGILVLPLEEKLTKITRTGYNTWETRKIIAVSFAPLVLPKHRENGKPRAVSIPVMFEVRSLQDLSRISIRHILKKSGSGSLPLPRRTGLKRRNHLKQRREHRDTPLLTNSYLFMSRLIPGPMDNNNNQSSTDNEDEEEDCRRVCEQLEEKEENERRNEGSVLVIETPVNLLRERILSLPLPEPLKMYLLYYREK is encoded by the exons ATGGGAGGTGCAGTCAGCGCTGGGGAGGACAATGACGAGTTAATTGACAACCTGAAGGAGGCTCAGTACATTCGCTCAGATCTGGTTGAACATGCGTTCAGGGCCATTGATCGTGCTGACTACTATCTGGAAGAATTCCGCGACAGTGCCTACAAGGATCTGGCCTGGAGACACGGTAACATCCACCTCTCTGCACCCTGTATCTACTCTGAGGTGATGGAGGCTCTGGACCTGCAGCCTGGCTTGTCCTTTCTTAACCTGGGCAGTGGCACAGGCTACCTCAGCACCATGGTGGGACTTATACTAG GACCATTTGGTGTGAATCATGGTGTGGAATTACACGAAGATGTTATAGAATATGCTTATCAGAAGCTGGACTTCTTCATCAAGACAAATGATAGTTTTGACAG atTTGAGTTCTGTGAGCCTTCCTTTGTGGTTGGCAACTGTCTGGAGATTGCCCCTGAAAGCAGACAGTATGACAGGGTTTACTGCGGCGCAGGGGTCCAGAGAGAACATGAAGACTACATGAAGAAGCTGTTGAAGGTTGGCGGCATCTTAGTACTGCCCCTGGAAGAAAAG CTCACCAAAATTACTCGGACGGGATATAACACATGGGAGACGAGAAAGATAATAGCGGTTTCTTTCGCACCACTTGTGCTCCCTAAACACAGAGAAAATGGGAAACCAAGAGCAGTGTCTATAC CTGTCATGTTTGAGGTGCGGAGTCTTCAGGATCTGTCCCGCATCTCCATCCGCCACATTCTAAAGAAATCCGGGTCTGGATCCTTGCCACTACCACGGAGAACTGGATTGAAGCGAAGAAATCACCTTAAACAGAGACGAGAGCACCGTGACACCCCTCTTCTGACCAATAGTTATTTGTTCATGAGTCGCTTGATTCCCGGACCCAtggacaacaacaacaaccagtCATCCACAGACaatgaggatgaagaagaagacTGCAGAAGGGTTTGTGAACAActagaagaaaaagaagagaatgaGAGAAGGAATGAGGGCAGTGTTTTGGTGATAGAGACTCCAGTAAACCTCTTAAGAGAGAGGATCCTTAGCCTGCCTTTGCCAGAGCCTCTCAAGATGTATCTTCTTTACTACAGAGAGAAGTAG